A part of Leishmania panamensis strain MHOM/PA/94/PSC-1 chromosome 34 sequence genomic DNA contains:
- a CDS encoding synaptojanin-like phosphatase, putative (TriTrypDB/GeneDB-style sysID: LpmP.34.4100) has translation MSYPTWSHSGRILFNASRVYYVPDEPCLPPLRWMPELQRFEYLSKENDEDVSLRESLTELAEAYSQLYQLQPVQQQLPAASLSGYLPCEALYGVLPLGAESNSALLYVTEKEYVCTLCVGSAAHDVFAVRRLQWLFLPCATSALSGRRQNGQCQRYHRGSPRSGNRSGGAGGGMSDDADGDTEGNEYGQACSNSCSGDFMSETDEEEDDNAENESYVMERLPTKTLYDYLAVLNRFCESINADGGGQQVSGAADVTASRNDKGELQKRASQLPGIVGPPNRFSYLYYSPTLDLSADPVHLLALITHTAHPHVDDGTTSTGGRATSETTNGSLSSNPNREGSGMTTDLSDQPRLSKRALQSAASHLWEERRAAAVTRQLYQWNGPLVGDAFALPTLAVLRKEYASERTEACKEPSSCGESRLEPWSCVCADELLRDKLTQCQQRGGYGGGAVSLAASTAPATAFSSLPLYIPSYIRGLVAQTEASPSVCMTLVTRLCCRWAGTRYNRRGLEPGHSGVVANMAMSSLWVTPQSRKSATSLTEKSETTSDARSFAVYSMLRGSVPRRWEQPANLSLKPTIKIAPAGSAAEDLGRHVRLLKQCLPHLHTLYCLDTLSSSELEEPLSEAFAAAVRRYNEDLPSASTTTKSGTYPLTSSVGATAEEKDGTVAALTVDNGEESVGAANTPTRDPIVSLVKYNAGRDLRRLSYAAMMRECIAKLDCACGADTWLDFTKGEAYAPRTGVDKVAMGDVQSGLQSNNLTGTEDDSGHRDTAPRLLLAHVQSRLVRVNCLDCLDRTNLVQSMLCCAALPQMIDYVEGTLQERHQTPTVTERSSLSQAKLAEASYRLRLLFAAQGMAISQLYAGTKPHFAPYMLSGCYRWSHVAAEGVLSLRRWYQQNFFDGVKQDGVSLVTRQHDPQVFNADIESPFSRDLSGMNQQVLYGILLGVMPFLYSLTMCVRESRGFSSFVFQLHFGICVCWIVYLSVLYSKLMRYRVTYTNRPLLLYTRQADWC, from the coding sequence ATGTCGTACCCGACGTGGTCACACAGCGGCCGCATCCTCTTCAATGCGTCTCGCGTTTACTATGTGCCCGATGAGCCATGTCTTCCGCCACTTCGATGGATGCCGGAGCTTCAGCGCTTTGAGTATCTAAGCAAGGAAAACGATGAGGATGTCTCGTTGCGTGAGTCGCTGACAGAGCTAGCCGAGGCGTACTCCCAGCTATACCAACTTCAGCcggtccagcagcagctgccagcTGCTTCGCTGAGTGGTTACTTGCCGTGCGAGGCGCTCTACGGCGTCCTGCCCCTCGGCGCAGAGAGCAACTCTGCCCTGCTCTACGTCACAGAGAAAGAGTACGTGTGCACCCTGTGCGTAGGCAGCGCGGCACACGACGTGTTCGCCGTGCGAAGACTGCAGTGGCTTTTTTTGCCGTGCGCCACGTCGGCCCTGTCAGGGCGGCGACAGAATGGCCAGTGCCAACGCTATCACCGAGGAAGTCCGCGAAGTGGAAaccgcagtggcggcgctggtggggGTATGTCAGATGACGCAGACGGTGACACTGAAGGAAATGAATATGGGCAGGCCTGCAGCaactcctgcagcggcgacttCATGAGCGAGAcagatgaagaggaggacgacaacGCTGAGAACGAGTCGTACGTGATGGAACGCCTGCCTACCAAAACTCTGTACGACTACCTCGCGGTGCTGAATCGCTTTTGCGAGTCAATCAACGCCGATGGCGGAGGCCAACAagtcagcggcgccgcagatGTTACCGCCAGCAGAAACGACAAGGGCGAGCTTCAAAAGCGCGCTTCCCAGCTTCCTGGCATTGTTGGCCCCCCCAACCGCTTCTCCTACTTGTATTACTCGCCGACGTTGGACCTCAGCGCTGATCCGGTACACCTCTTGGCTCTGATCACCCACACCGCGCATCCTCACGTCGACGACGGTACTACATCAACTGGCGGTCGCGCCACGAGTGAGACCACAAACGGCTCGCTGTCGTCGAATCCCAATCGTGAAGGCAGCGGCATGACGACCGATTTGTCCGATCAGCCACGCCTCTCCAAGCGCGCGCTGCAAAGCGCGGCGAGTCATTTGTGGGAGGAGCGGCGCGCGGCTGCCGTCACGCGCCAGTTGTATCAGTGGAATGGCCCACTGGTGGGTGATGCCTTTGCCCTGCCCACCCTAGCGGTGCTACGGAAAGAGTACGCGAGTGAGCGTACGGAGGCGTGCAAGGAACCGTCCTCCTGTGGAGAGTCAAGGCTCGAGCCGTGGAGCTGCGTCTGCGCCGATGAACTGCTGCGCGACAAGCTGACGCAGTGCCAACAACGCGGCGGctatggtggtggtgccgtctCTCTAGCCGCCAGCACAGCCCCAGCCACGGCGTTCTCGTCGTTGCCTCTTTACATACCCTCATACATTCGTGGCCTTGTTGCCCAGACAGAGGCGTCGCCATCCGTGTGTATGACCCTGGTGACTCgcttgtgctgccgctgggccGGAACGCGGTACAACCGGCGCGGCCTCGAGCCTGGGCACAGCGGTGTTGTAGCAAACATGGCGATGTCGTCGCTCTGGGTGACACCGCAGTCAAGGAAGAGTGCCACGTCCTTaacagagaagagcgaaaccACCTCAGACGCCAGAAGCTTCGCCGTGTACAGCATGCTTCGCGGTTCCGTTCCGCGGCGATGGGAACAGCCCGCGAACCTCTCACTGAAGCCCACCATCAAGATCGCCCCggctggcagtgctgcggagGATCTAGGGCGCCATGTGCGACTGCTGAAGCAGTGCCTGCCGCATTTGCATACTCTCTACTGCCTCGACACCCTGTCTTCCTccgagctggaggagccGCTTTCGGAggccttcgccgccgctgtccgTCGCTACAATGAGGACCTGCCGAGTGCCTCCACAACTACCAAAAGTGGCACTTATCCCCTCACTTCAAGCGTAGGAGCGACAGCCGAAGAGAAGGACGGTACAGTTGCCGCCCTAACGGTAGACAATGGTGAAGAGtctgttggtgctgctaACACGCCCACTCGTGACCCCATTGTGTCCCTGGTAAAGTACAACGCAGGGAGGGACCTGAGAAGACTCTCGTATGCCGCGATGATGCGTGAGTGCATTGCCAAACTggactgtgcgtgtggcgcgGACACGTGGTTGGATTTCACAAAGGGCGAAGCATACGCTCCCCGCACTGGAGTCGACAAGGTCGCCATGGGAGATGTGCAGTCGGGGTTACAGAGCAATAACCTGACGGGCACTGAGGACGATTCTGGGCACAGGGACACTGCACCACGTCTCTTGCTGGCCCATGTGCAGTCAAGACTAGTTCGGGTGAACTGTCTAGACTGCCTCGACCGTACTAATCTGGTGCAGAGCATGCTATGttgtgcggcgctgccgcagatgATTGACTACGTAGAAGGGACACTGCAAGAGAGGCACCAGACGCCGACGGTGACGGAGCGCTCGTCCCTAAGCCAAGCGAAGCTCGCAGAGGCGTCCTACCGACTTCGCCTGCTGTTCGCTGCGCAGGGCATGGCCATTTCGCAGCTCTATGCAGGCACAAAGCCGCACTTTGCTCCCTACATGCTCAGCGGATGTTATCGTTGGTCACATGTAGCGGCGGAGGGTGTCTTGTCGCTGCGCCGGTGGTACCAACAGAACTTCTTCGATGGTGTGAAGCAGGATGGGGTATCGCTCGTGACGCGGCAGCACGATCCACAGGTGTTCAATGCTGATATCGAGAGCCCCTTCTCCCGCGACCTCAGCGGGATGAATCAGCAGGTACTCTACGGCATTCTGTTGGGTGTCATGCCATTTTTGTACAGCCTCACtatgtgtgtgagggagtCGAGgggcttctcctcctttgtCTTTCAGCTGCACTTCGGCATCTGCGTGTGCTGGATTGTCTACCTTTCTGTGTTGTATAGCAAACTGATGAGGTACCGCGTCACGTACACAAATCGCCCGCTGCTCCTATACACACGCCAGGCAGACTGGTGCTGA
- a CDS encoding hypothetical protein (TriTrypDB/GeneDB-style sysID: LpmP.34.4110), with product MPPAFARASSAFSAFPMKTYSTLECGSQRQMHDMLRHTVERLWYPFTQGHRGADLNTYRFREHIASLCCPGNAFTCQVNGHLGGTRVLEDFFATVLSGFDIIHASVDGSRGDSLSNPADMCNYTGYYVLAHTRPFLGWMPSLTSLRGATHTSVLPEVAICNSIECSFNGAAPETTSRSAFLLKDVDEAEDTNATVTIGGELNAGAVQANASSTVCTLVVPFTMYVEGLVDRNRLSHIVLRTPVMELLRTRLECPEAVQECLGSCEALKMFATLRRAGVKPELITAKTLLSVSRQNATWMSALGIQ from the coding sequence ATGCCGCCTGCGTTCGCCAGGGCCAGCTCGGCGTTCAGCGCCTTTCCAATGAAGACGTACAGCACGCTGGAGTGCGGCTCTCAGCGTCAGATGCATGATATGCTGCGACACACTGTAGAGCGGCTGTGGTACCCGTTCACGCAGGGCCATCGAGGCGCAGACCTCAATACTTACCGCTTTCGCGAGCACATTGCAAGCCTCTGTTGTCCTGGTAATGCCTTCACCTGCCAGGTAAACGGGCATCTAGGTGGCACGCGCGTGTTAGAGGACTTTTTCGCAACAGTACTAAGTGGGTTCGATATTATTCACGCCTCTGTGGATGGATCACGTGGGGATTCGCTCTCGAATCCAGCTGATATGTGTAACTACACGGGCTACTACGTGCTGGCTCACACTCGCCCTTTTCTGGGGTGGATGCCGTCACTCACATCGTTGCGCGGCGCAACTCACACCTCCGTATTACCGGAGGTGGCTATCTGCAACAGTATCGAGTGCAGCTtcaacggcgcagcaccagaaACGACGTCGCGCTCGGCTTTTCTACTAAAGGATGTCGACGAGGCCGAGGACACGAACGCGACGGTGACGATCGGCGGCGAGCTCAATGCGGGAGCGGTGCAGGCCAATGCATCGTCTACCGTCTGCACACTCGTCGTACCCTTCACCATGTACGTGGAGGGATTGGTCGATCGAAACCGCCTCTCGCATATAGTTTTGCGGACCCCCGTGATGGAACTGCTGCGTACTCGCCTCGAGTGCCCAGAAGCGGTGCAGGAGTGCCTGGGGAGTTGTGAGGCGCTCAAAATGTTCGCCACGCTGCGTCGTGCCGGTGTGAAACCGGAGCTCATCACTGCCAAGACCCTCTTAAGTGTGTCGAGGCAAAATGCGACGTGGATGTCGGCTCTTGGCATTCAATAG
- a CDS encoding hypothetical protein (TriTrypDB/GeneDB-style sysID: LpmP.34.4090), producing the protein MTDFPEWSAGEIVEDDVGEYLDARSARAARLPPKMRREGRIPPKKDPKLSPSPKLFIGFFPLPECESVDDDLVEESLDSSPTGLSRGKRQLPKALPLHQALAQPKGPSIAAKVSETALAQLSTPPLATRCRPCVASTTDVSATRRGSTAAAAPQQLLSNVTASRGSRRPHATPQNTDPNPLSPSMLRPVASVKSSKTTLPPPAGRQNTAGQPSAPNKRILRVSSPGVSVSSFDSNTTFECDGSVSAVAPPLSAPAEMSLPALRNQAVRARHDSLRMPFSAETPASLRAKTPSHAPLRARAPGTRGSTPTKTDSVVACNSTAPASSHIVNPHPSLWEPASGTYKARVSKVAPTVAAPASAGPMRSSAVAMSGHRAVPLSSIERSTPLHRSTSKPKSEPGASGDGYTYGGYLAFGRTVDYQSKDTFAGSQTCTVVSSVASSTDYSVLPVAYDSNAHGVGKTGPFIALPHIGSARASTIAELRNLTACTPAVPAASGQRLTTIAPGSSKHPRPSRNSVPTSAMASRTQSFSQKGPVAKSATISSKTSLTAPALVASNKDAKVKEEVHANNLNDNRGPLNADKHRKSVPNKGRSLRRRGTDFEEV; encoded by the coding sequence ATGACGGATTTTCCGGAGTGGAGCGCTGGCGAGATCGTTGAGGACGATGTCGGGGAGTACCTGGACGCACGCAGCGCTCGTGCCGCGAGGCTCCCACCCAAGATGCGCCGCGAAGGACGCATTCCGCCCAAGAAGGACCCTAAACTCTCTCCGAGTCCCAAATTATTTATCGGGTTTTTTCCGCTTCCGGAGTGCGAGAGTGTGGATGACGACCTCGTTGAGGAGAGCCTAGACAGCTCGCCGACAGGGCTGTCCCGTGGCAAGAGGCAATTACCTAAGGCGTTGCCACTCCACCAAGCCTTAGCGCAGCCGAAGGGACCGTCTATAGCAGCGAAGGTATCAgagacggcgctggcgcagttGTCCACACCACCTTTGGCTACACGTTGCCGACCATGTGTGGCGTCAACGACCGATGTTTCTGCCACCCGCCGAggcagcacagctgctgctgccccccaGCAGCTCTTGTCCAATGTGACCGCATCAAGAGGCAGTCGGCGTCCCCATGCCACGCCGCAGAACACGGATCCCAACCCCCTTTCTCCGTCAATGTTGCGGCCGGTGGCCAGCGTAAAAAGCAGCAAGActacgctgccgccgcctgccggCCGCCAGAACACGGCAGGTCAACCTTCTGCACCGAACAAGCGTATCTTGAGGGTCTCTTCGCCGGGGGTGTCTGTGAGCAGCTTTGACAGCAACACCACTTTCGAATGCGATGGCAGTGTAAGTGCAGttgctccacctctctctgcccctgcCGAAATGAGTCTGCCAGCGCTAAGGAATCAGGCGGTCCGTGCTCGGCATGACAGTCTGCGAATGCCCTTCTCTGCTGAGAcaccggcgtcgctgcgggcCAAGACTCCATCGCATGCCCCGCTGCGTGCTAGAGCGCCTGGGACGCGCGGGTCAACGCCAACGAAGACCGATAGCGTTGTCGCGTGCAACAGCACTGCACCCGCTTCTTCACACATAGTGAATCCCCATCCATCTTTGTGGGAGCCTGCTAGCGGTACCTACAAGGCTCGTGTTTCGAAGGTTGCACCGACCGTGGCTGCCCCTGCGTCCGCGGGCCCGATGAGGAGCTCCGCGGTAGCGATGAGTGGACATCGCGCGGTGCCGCTCTCGAGCATAGAGCGGAGCACCCCTCTGCATCGCTCCACGTCGAAGCCCAAGAGTGAGCCCGGAGCGTCCGGTGACGGCTACACCTATGGCGGCTACCTTGCGTTTGGCAGAACAGTCGACTATCAGAGCAAGGACACCTTTGCAGGGTCACAGACGTGCACCGTTGTGTCTAGCGTTGCTTCGTCAACGGACTACTCGGTACTGCCGGTAGCGTACGACTCGAATGCGCATGGTGTGGGTAAGACGGGGCCATTCATAGCTCTGCCGCACATCGGCTCCGCTAGGGCGTCGACGATCGCTGAGCTGCGCAATCTCACCGCTTGCACACCTGCTGTACCTGCCGCCAGCGGCCAACGACTCACTACCATAGCACCAGGATCATCAAAACACCCGCGACCCTCACGGAATTCGGTGCCTACTAGCGCCATGGCTTCCCGCACGCAGTCCTTTTCACAGAAGGGGCCCGTCGCAAAATCTGCAACGATCAGTTCAAAGACATCGTTGACTGCTCCTGCTCTCGTTGCCAGCAATAAGGACGCCAAAGTCAAAGAAGAGGTTCACGCGAATAACCTGAACGACAACAGGGGCCCCCTGAACGCTGACAAGCACCGCAAGTCTGTACCAAATAAAGGACGAtcgctgcgtcggcgcggcacAGACTTTGAGGAGGTTTGA
- a CDS encoding hypothetical protein (TriTrypDB/GeneDB-style sysID: LpmP.34.4080) yields MPLSSTAPQPLTKEEETLATPSASLPQAHSTETPETTPTASSSPKMTAASSKGEVSANDSGTPTAATAPRETRFLRDAKIEEDRYIYETLYKSLDDTTDTAIRDELTVGDTVRFARNAKREFSKATGMPLGEKAKNCTALVCSFSQKKNQKVAYVFILFSVLIMTLPVIVLFMGMKLVAPWIDMDPTLCGGGLAVFTAMSLMFSYVVFAIMEDAQCGRQNASEAESKKER; encoded by the coding sequence ATGCCGTTGTCCTCAACGGCTCCGCAACCCCTgacgaaggaggaggagacgctaGCGACGCCGTCTGCGTCCCTCCCACAGGCACACTCCACGGAGACACCTGAGACCACCCCCACTGCATCCTCATCGCCAAAGATGACAGCAGCAAGCTCGAAAGGAGAAGTCTCAGCTAACGACTCGGGCACACCCACGGCTGCCACAGCGCCACGCGAAACTCGCTTCTTGAGGGATGCTAAGATTGAGGAGGACCGTTACATCTATGAAACTCTTTACAAGTCGCTCGATGACACCACTGACACGGCCATCCGAGACGAACTCACAGTCGGCGATACCGTCCGCTTCGCCCGCAACGCCAAGCGAGAGTTCAGCAAGGCCACAGGGATGCCTCTTGgcgaaaaggcaaagaacTGCACCGCGCTGGTGTGCAGCTTCTCACAGAAGAAGAACCAAAAGGTGGCCTACGTCTTCATTCTCTTCAGCGTTCTCATCATGACGTTGCCGGTGATTGTCCTTTTTATGGGTATGAAGCTGGTTGCTCCGTGGATCGATATGGACCCGACGttgtgcggtggtggtctGGCCGTGTTCACAGCGATGTCCTTGATGTTTTCCTACGTGGTGTTCGCCATTATGGAGGATGCGCAGTGTGGCAGACAGAACGCAAGCGAGGCCGAGAGCAAAAAGGAGCGATGA